Below is a window of Rhipicephalus sanguineus isolate Rsan-2018 chromosome 9, BIME_Rsan_1.4, whole genome shotgun sequence DNA.
GCTGAAGCGGAAAAGCTGTGTTGTACTTACGCAGTAATCGGACAAAAGAAACTCGGCTAACATGTGCCTACTTTCGATATTATCCCCCATATGCGATGACCACTGCTAGTAGTACTGCATACGATGCTCCCCTTTAGTGAGCCACGTACAGTGACCACCCGTGTAGTGAATATCAGTGACGGTATCTATAGTCGCTGCGCTGCTACGAAATATTCGGCGTGTAATTTAAAACCATTATGCTAGGCAAAATCTCGTCCAGAGAATGAAGGTGAACAGCTTGCTGTCAGTGCCACTGACGaacggccccgccacggtagcggcaagcctgccgtaACGGCGAGCCTGTGTCCGGCGCCGTGGAACGTCGGCAGCGCAAGATGTGCCCAAAGCATGTCCAAAGTCAACAGCAAGCTAACCTAACGGCAAGCTTCGCCGAAGCGACAGTCACGTGACACGTTCTGACATTGCACACTCGTTGCACGAACGTCACGCGAGACGGTGAGCGTGCGCAGAGAAAACAGAAAACCACGGAGCGAACACAGAGCTATGGACTGTGCTAATCACACTGCGCGACGGGGCGGCTCCGTCGGTGTAGCCATGGCAACCACTTCTCTGTCGCTGATTGGCTCCGTCGCTATGCGGTTGCCGGAGAACGCCGCGAAAGTCCCTGTAGAGTGTAGTCCCGTGGGTCTAGAACCATTCTATATTCTATGCCAGTGGTTCTCAAATCGGGGTCCGCGAatgcatttttacagcgaaagctgttatgagatcacaacaagggccgtttttggcgccgtagttgtccgccgccgccggtgtccgtaactactatcgcgcaaaataaaaaatcgaaataagaaagaatatccaggatggaacgaggttcgaacctgggccctctgcgtgggagcccagtattctacctcagagccatgccgcttttttttttctttattgcctgcgtgcattgcttgaaactgctttgcaaaaagaccctatacaagcttgatatcgggaaggaaccacattaacatatgtaatgtagtgtggtagaagagtaaaataacaaccaagcgtcacacaacgcgaattctctaaccaggcgcctcaaaatgcgaattgcgcaacgagtgggttgttgaatgcttccaacccattacaaagggctctgccacaattcttcatcgtcatcatccacagcatcaacaaagtacacataatgccttacatgtgttaagcgcgtaccacggttctccgcagattgacaaaaaattgcatagtggctgcttccccacttcacaaaaattatgatgatttatagcgtagtggattcctcgcaagtgcgcttctattggttgccaaggaagcccataaagctcccatgatgatgatgatgatgatgatgcaaactttatttgggtccagagaagacgcaggggaaagctcccatgatccatttcctcagagtctcaataaagttaattccccctctctctctctttctcatgttaacgtatgttataaagcgtggtgggagagcaaaataatgaccgggcgccacacaatacgaattacgtaactagtggatcgtttaaggcttccaacccattacaaaggactcagccataattcttcatcgtcatcaaccgtagTATCAagaaagtacacataatgccttacagacggtaccacgcttccccgcagaatgacgaataatgccgtggtgggtgcttcccaacgtcaTAAAAAttatttgcggcgtagtgggtacgttgctagtgtacctgtattagtagccacaagggagtttataacgggctctagaaatgctccgcttcgagctttcgctgtgactgtgctgcgctttccgcgcaggcctggcgtgtttttggggtgtccgcgaaacccatcctcgaaaaaaagaaaaaataagaacacgttttttggaggcacactatgtTGCGAAACAGCGGTCCCTTCTTATTTTTGGTTTGCTTCTCCGCATAACAATTTTGAATTgaggcggagctgacttatgttccCCCTTCTCTATGAGGTATAGCTGtaaacagggttgccaggtttggctactttgcgccaattcgGCTGCATTTTTCAGGCCGGTGGTGGCAGAAAAGATGTCTTGGCTACTCGGCAACTTTCTGGCTACTTTCCTGTTCActcgatttgaaccaaattatcgatatcttgtgacgtcgcagACACTGGCGTTCGAgtacatggcggccaaggcgtgtttccagctcccaaaattgaatttgggtTATGAATTACACAACAGAAAATACTTTTGGATGCGTAGCTGGGACTCGGGGGAAGAAGTGTTGCATGAGGCCCCATTTCGCAGACTACGCTATTTTTGAACGTGAATTTACActgtaattggaagtgaacaggaaaatcgaaagcgctccgcgtCCAGGATGCTCTGGACTCATCGGCATTATAAATCGGATACCCGACGAACTATGTGCGTTACTTTTTAAAATTAGGTACAGAGTGCGACTCGGCAATATGTTTGTTTCCTCAtcaatatggcacatacccactccggAGCATTCGCCAAGATTTCGTCATCTGAACAGTTTTGATGGTAATTCGAATAATGCTTAATGATTTTTACATaacaaatgaaaataaaagcatATATAAAAGACAAACAGCAATTATGGCGCGATTGCGCAATCAGACCAGACAGCTGCATTAACCTGACCAGACATATATTTAGTGCAGATATACTCCATTTTaatgcataatttatttattactttaCCAATATATATGTAAAATGTAGAGATCAAAATGGTATACGTTTAGTAGCCTGTATAAAATTACAGACAGCATCAAAGGCACCCCTGTGACAATATCACAGAACCGAAGCACGGAAATTGAATACGATTTCTGACGTTAAATTTAACCCTATCTTAGAAAGCGTAATAGCGACGTCTTTTTCTGAGTAATGCATATCGGCGACATGAAAAAAATAATGTTTAATGGTTTCTGTTTCTATGAAGAAATGACATACGGGCGATATCGCCAGACCATGGCCCCGTGTAAATGTAGGTTTAATAGTGTTATCGCGGAGGCCAGGGTCTAAATGCATTACTTGACTTTACCACTCTCAGAAGGCGACAGCACCCCGCCgcccaagagcactgtgagagtaaAGTGcaagatataaaaggcgcgtttgtaaagcatccgtattgtgtgaccgtggcgcagtggatagcgtgcccggtatctattgctgcggaccgagaggtcgtgggttcgactccacTTAACCGAacgttttttcttttctatctGATCATGTTGAttgtttcgacgtcatttccgtgacggaaatacgtcactgaagtcttggtagaccccagcataaaacaccttctgttaaaaggaaaagaaagtgctcaatatcatgacgcgcgctgacgaagggacgcatgttcttgcccccttgtcatcgcactccctgcgtagctttcagcgcgctcgccaatacgaaatgagagagagagacataactttatttttgtccttgctggggtcaagagAAAGCACAATCTTGGTTTGGCATAGACAGTGGCGAGTCGACAGGCGCCCGTTCTATAGCTTGTGTATTATGTCCACGTATAACTTGTGCCGCAAATTCCTTCGAATAAGGCGATGTACGGCAGtcagaaaaaccagaagaaaaaaactgAATTAAGCCATGGACGCACAACTTGAATGCGCATCACTTGCACTGACTACGGACACTACCTCACAACGTCTTGCTGCAATTCAGGCAACGTTGTCTCGTACGTTCGTGGCATTCTTTTCCATTGTTTTGATATGTTTTTCTTCATTGCATGAAGCTTATCCTCCCCGCTTCTTCCACGAAGGCTATCAACCAGTCTTGATTTCTGGGAGCCGGTCTTgtcggcttcttttttttttctttcactctttcaAGTTATTGCTGATGACCTAGCACCTTGTATACTAATACATACGGTAATTTACTACTGTGCACATCTTGTTACGAGGTCTCTCTGACAGTTGTCTCACCGGGAGGTCTAGTCGTTTATTCTTACCTGTGTTTCGTGTCGCaggaataaataagtaaataaataaataaataaataaataaataaataaataaataaataaataaataaataaatctattcAAAATGTCTGCGCAGTTGTAGGCAAGTTTTCAATAAATCGGGACAACTTTATTGACAAATTCTTTAACCTTAACCTTATATTTTCAATAACACCGACtaatgagctagttggtactacaCGCCTTATGTTTTAGTGTCAATAAACACGGGGACAaaaaagaagacaggaaagaagcACTGCGCCCTCGTACCTTCGCTTGTGTTctcgtgtttctttgcgctaaaaCATAAATTACATTCCCactgataaataaaaaatttaTCGTTAGTGGTAAAATTCGCATTACATCGACGGTGCAATTCAACCAATTCTTTGCCCCCCTAAATGTGCGTCAACCATTCTTGGAGGCAACAACAAGGCAGATCATATGTCGAAGAGAACGTGGAAGAAGATCGACGCCATCGCAAGCTGCGCTTCGTAGTGCTCAACCAGCTGTTGACTGTTCATCGATTCTTTGAGCAGGTCGGTCGCCTTTATTTTGGCAACGAAGGCTCGTTTCCTATCTCTTCTAGGATGAAGAGTGGATTAGTAACAACACCGACGGAAGGAACACGGGTACTGACAGGAAATACCTGTGTACCTGTGCTGTTTACGTCGCTGTAGGGtacaagttcaggggaagatggaatcgtgaagagatgaaaaatcctcggAACACGggttcgctggagccaacgttccgacaagcgtactcgtcttcttcaaggctgcaactgcctgcCTTTGGGCGTGCACGTTCGTGTTTCGTATATTCTTTTGTTTGGGTTAGAGAAGAGGGTACGATACATGCACAGGCAGTTGTAGCCTTCAAGAAGGTAAGTCCGCCTGTCGGAACGTTGACTCCAGCGGCCCcttgttccaaggatttttcatcttttCGTCGGTGTAGTTATTCATAGGCAATTCTCCGCTCTTCATCCCAGAAAcatcgcaccaactagcccaacagttcacgaATTGTCGTCTGACActttaataataatgataatttctgggttctacgtgccgaaaccacagtGTGATTATAAGGCATGGCGTAACGGAGGGCTCCGGATTGATTTTGGCCATCTGAGGATGTTTAACGTTTACTTAAATGTAAGTACgcgagtgttcttgcatttcgcctctatcgaaacgcATTCACTGTGGCTGgcagtcgaacccgcgtcctccagCTTAGCAGCGTGATCGCCTTATACTTCACATCCAGGCCTTAAGTAAAGGATCATTGATCAAGCAGCTTCCAAATGTGCATATACTTTGTGTGAGTGTTCTTGGACACATGAGACCATGTCTGACCATTGACGCGCTGTCTATACAGTCCTCTGCACGGACATGGAATGAAAGCCATACATTCGTTTCGGAAACCACCAAATTAGTTTTCTCCATCCGCCACACATGACGTTCCTTCGTACTCTGCGCTATAGAACCGAAGGGCCATTAAATAAACATCGACTATTAGTATGGCGTAGCAAACTGTGACTCTCATGGTAATAGTCTCTGTTAACATGTTGTCATTCATCCCAACGCAGTGATGTCACCGGCGGTAGTAGACACGCGCACATATATATTGAGCTAAGTAGGACGTTCTTGCAGGCTAGTTAGTTCATACTTTTGAGTGcggtgaaaactgcgcgaaaaaacaGCGAGGACAGGTGGAAGGAACGAGCAATACACCACGGGCTCGTTCCTTCCgcctgtcctcgttttttttttttttcgcgacgcTTTAACCTCACTGAAAAATATTCAGCTGACCAGTTTAAATGGCTTACGGGATATCGTCCCTATACTTTTTGTACGTTGAGTTGTGTGGTATAGGGGAGGTGGCACTGGCGGCAGCATGGCGAAGTGATGGGCGACAGTTAAGCTGTACCCCAACAAGCCGCAGCCTCAAGTGCAGAACGCCGGGCCAAAAGAACAACCTTGAAGCTAAGTAGCGCGACCAGGCgcgtcttccttcttttttttttaccaagaaaTCACATGACCAGCCACCTTATCCTTTATTGTATGGAGTGACGTCACGGTGGCATAGATACACACGGTAGCCTGAAGCGACGCCAAGTATTTGCAAAACGAAACCGATACATGACAAAACGGGTATCTTTAACCTTCGTGCTTTGCGCACAAGGTAGACAGGCGTTTGTTGAAGAACtacattataataataattgttggggtttaacgtcccaaaaccacgacatgattgagagacgccgtggtggagggcttcggaaatttcgaccacctgcggttcttcaacgtgcacctcaatctaagcaccctacgggcctctagcattttgtctccatctaaatgcagcagccgtggccgggattcgaacccgtgacctttgggtcagcagtcacgcaccctaaccgctagaccaccgtggcgggtataccGAACTCATTCGAGTGCCGTCTTCAATCTCCTTCCTTGCAGGGCAGCTTCCCCCGTCTCGGTCGCCATCGAAGTGCGTGACGATGGATCTGTTCCGAGGCAAAACCTTGCTCAAGAAAGACGGCACCACCATGTCGGCCGACGGCGCGCTGCGCAACAAGCGGCTCATCTGCATCTACTTCGCGGCGCAGTGGTGCCCGCCGTGCCGCGTCTTCACGCCGCTGTTGGCCCGTGCCTACCGCAAGGCCAAGGACGAAGGGCTGCCCATCGAGGTATGTCCTTGGTCCCTCGCAAGAACGTAATTCGCTCACTGAACGTACGGAACTATAGGTGTGCTTCTGTTCGGCCTTTTGAGTCTCGGGTTTTCCACATGAAGACGCAACTTAGctttgaagaaatgaaaaattcgtgaacacggggagtcgctggagccgacgtttcgacaagcgtacttgtcttcttcaaggctgcaactgcaggCTTgaaggttgcagccttgaagaagaccgcctgtcgaaacgtcggctccagcgacccCCCGTGTTTCGtcccttcaagcttccatcttcccctgaacttctgccttttagTTTTAACTTGCATTCGAATATTTCCGATCAATGGCGACTTAATTTGGCAGAAAGCGTTGATTGTAATCGTAAGCATTGGTTAACGAAAATAGCTTTAGCAAGGAGAATATAATGCAAAATAGACGTATGTTTAACACGTGCACTGTCACGTTTGACTAGATGTGCGAAGTGCTACTTTGTATAAAAGTTGCAATAATCAGTTTCCTTCATCTCAATAGAAGGCCACCGACATTCGTAACCAGCTGTAACAAATATTTTAGTTCATTTCGCGATGCAATGCAACACCTATAAAATATCAGTATCAGTAATTAATCAGCCTCATGCGGCCTAAATATTGGTGATACGGTTAGGCAATATCttgagagaacggcagcatgggctagttcgtgatttgtaatcgacatacttgcacagcgctacgtgaaCGAGGACGCATGCTGTGTTggtgtgttgtgtcctttcatacgtcctcgttcacgtagcgctgtgcaatATGTCGATAGGCAATATCTTTGGCGATGTCTTAACCGTGTTTTCCGTCAAATATAGAAATACAGAAATCCTAGGAATGCTTAATTGAAGTTCGTGACTTAAAAGGTTGATGTGACATGCTGCAGGGTAAAGGGACCCTACAGTGAAACACCCAAATTCTTAATCACTCCAGAACCGATAGAGTGAAATTAGATTAACACATTGACCCTTATTTTCGCTTCTAATAACGAACCTATGGTGGCCTAATTGACGACAACAGGTTTGTCTGTCTCTACGAAGTGATTTGCTATTTtcctctagtgtccctttaaacagccgATGTTGTTATGCAGGGCGCTCACGTATCAAGCGGTACTCATAAAACAATGTAAGTGACGATATGTGGCACGAAAGGAAATGACGATGCGTTCTCTCAATATGCAGGTAGTGTTTGTGTCGTCGGACCGAAACGTTAACGACATGACCGCTTACGTGAAGAGCGACCACGAAGACTGGCCTTCGCTTCCTTACGGAGACGCGCTGCAGGCGTGAGTTGAGAGTTTCAGTTAAGATTTTTTTTGTTAGAATCTTTCTCGATCACCACTGCCATCGAGTGCTGCAATATTAACCTTGCCAGCCTGTCCAACACCTTTATTCCTGTTTCTATACAACCGATTGGTTCTGGAAACGATGGTTCAGACAACCTCTGTAGCTCATTGTGTTTCGATATGTCGGTTCACACCTGTACTTTGGATAACCTGTAGGGCA
It encodes the following:
- the LOC119404087 gene encoding nucleoredoxin-like protein 2 — protein: MDLFRGKTLLKKDGTTMSADGALRNKRLICIYFAAQWCPPCRVFTPLLARAYRKAKDEGLPIEVVFVSSDRNVNDMTAYVKSDHEDWPSLPYGDALQAGLRARYKVAGIPTLVVVKADGALVSANGRPDVQTKGSRAFKDWLSCI